The proteins below come from a single Betaproteobacteria bacterium genomic window:
- a CDS encoding xanthine dehydrogenase family protein subunit M, with the protein MHAFNYHKASSVADATAKLAASEDARLLAGGQTLIAAMKMRLSAPSDVIDLGGIGELRGIKVEGGSVMIGAMTTHAAVAASKEVAKAIPALALLAGSIGDPMVRNMGTLGGSVANNDPAADYPAALVGLGATVITSKRKIGADQFFTGMFETALEPGEIITSISFPIPKRAAYMKFKNPASRYAMVGVFVAESASGMRVAATGAGPCVFRIPEMEKALGKSFSPDAVKGIKVSAGNLNTDIHASAEYRSHLITIMAQRAVDQALKA; encoded by the coding sequence ATGCATGCATTTAATTATCACAAGGCTTCGAGCGTCGCGGACGCTACGGCGAAGCTGGCCGCTTCGGAAGACGCCCGCCTGCTGGCAGGCGGACAGACGTTGATCGCCGCCATGAAGATGCGGTTGTCCGCACCGTCAGACGTCATCGACCTGGGCGGCATCGGGGAATTGCGCGGGATCAAGGTCGAGGGCGGGAGTGTCATGATCGGCGCGATGACGACGCACGCCGCGGTCGCCGCTTCGAAGGAGGTCGCCAAAGCCATTCCGGCGCTGGCGTTGCTCGCCGGCAGCATCGGCGACCCGATGGTGCGCAACATGGGCACGCTGGGCGGTTCGGTCGCCAACAACGATCCGGCCGCGGACTATCCCGCGGCGCTCGTTGGACTGGGCGCGACCGTCATCACCAGCAAACGCAAGATCGGGGCCGATCAGTTTTTCACGGGAATGTTCGAAACCGCGCTCGAGCCGGGCGAGATCATTACCTCGATTTCCTTTCCGATACCGAAGCGCGCCGCCTACATGAAATTCAAGAACCCGGCCTCGCGTTACGCGATGGTGGGTGTATTCGTGGCTGAAAGCGCCAGCGGCATGCGCGTTGCCGCGACCGGCGCCGGACCGTGCGTATTTCGCATCCCCGAAATGGAAAAGGCCCTCGGGAAATCTTTCTCGCCCGATGCGGTCAAGGGAATCAAAGTATCCGCTGGTAATCTGAACACTGATATCCATGCCAGCGCCGAGTACCGCTCGCACCTGATCACGATCATGGCCCAACGCGCCGTCGACCAGGCTCTTAAAGCATAA
- a CDS encoding (2Fe-2S)-binding protein, with the protein MPVRLSMTVNGKPISADVEPRTLLVDFIRDALRLTGTHIGCDTAQCGACTIHMNGAAVKCCNMLAVQAQGSTILTIEGLAKADGSMHPMQAAFRDHHGLQCGYCTPGMVMSVIDLLKRHPNPSEELIRAELDGNLCRCTGYHNIVKAVQAASKA; encoded by the coding sequence ATGCCAGTCCGGCTCTCCATGACCGTGAACGGAAAACCCATCAGCGCCGATGTGGAACCGCGCACGCTGCTGGTGGACTTCATCCGCGATGCGCTGCGCCTCACCGGGACGCACATCGGCTGCGATACCGCGCAATGCGGCGCCTGTACGATCCATATGAACGGCGCAGCGGTCAAATGCTGCAACATGCTGGCCGTGCAGGCCCAGGGCAGCACGATCCTGACCATCGAGGGCCTTGCCAAGGCCGACGGCAGCATGCATCCGATGCAGGCGGCGTTCCGCGACCATCATGGCCTGCAGTGCGGTTATTGCACGCCGGGCATGGTCATGAGCGTGATCGATCTGCTCAAGCGCCACCCGAATCCGAGCGAAGAACTGATCCGCGCCGAACTGGATGGTAACCTGTGCCGCTGTACCGGCTATCACAACATCGTCAAAGCCGTCCAGGCCGCCTCTAAAGCCTAA